From the genome of Carassius auratus strain Wakin unplaced genomic scaffold, ASM336829v1 scaf_tig00025652, whole genome shotgun sequence:
TGTGCTGTTCTGCCGCCCTGCGTTGGCTGAGTGGGCACGCTGCTGCTGCCCGGAGCATCTTTAAGGGCTTGGGTGGCTGTGCCGACATTGTCAGCCACACTCATGAGCGCCGAGATGGGCGACGGGTCGCTACCGTGTGCCCCCATGCCCTCTGGAGGCTGGCCCACGCTGGCTACGAGGTTGCGGGCATGTGGCCGGGCAATCCGGGAAACGCGCCAAGCGGCCAGAGCTGGCGCATCTCCTCAGAGGTCATCCTCTCTGCTCCATCCGGCTCGGGCGAGGCTTTGCGTCGGCGCACTCTTGGCTGTGTGGGACGTCCGATGTGGCAGAGCGCGGTGGGTAGCATGGAGCAGCTGGGGTCCAGGTAAGGCTGCGGGAGGGATTCCGGGGCGGTGCGTCTTTGAACGCCCGCACTCCATCGCTGAGCAGCTCCGACAGGAGGCGCCAGTCGCCCGTGCCGTGCCTTTTCTCATACTCCACGTATTTGTACCCCGAGTTAATGACCTTGCCGGTGTCTTTCTGAGAGTCGTGGAACATCTGCTTGACCAGTGCTAAGACGCTGGAACACGTTACCGGATCCACACGGATACTCGATGAACACCTTCAGCTCAAACTCAACCATCAGCTTGGCGTCAAAAGCGAACACCCTTCCATCAAGCCGTGGTCTTTCTTAAAGCGCAAATTGAACGGGGTGCAGCCGGAAAGGGTGTGCAAGGCTCGCGCATGTGTTTTGGGCGTCAGCCCAGTCTTCAGCACGGTTCCGGACGCTTTCGGAAAGTTCGGCAAGGGCTTCAACGTTTCTCTGCTTCTCCTTGAGCTCCTTTTCGAATTCCGGGCTCACTGAAAGACGCCACACCCACATTCATCCCCATGCTCATGGCCTGTCTCTACTGAGTCTCGTTCAACATGGGGGCAGAGATGGTTAAGGGGGCCGCCTCCGGCTCGGGCGTTCAGACCCCGGCATGGCGGCCAGCAGGCCATGAGGGGCTCCGACAAGCCCTTGCGCCATTAAATTGGGTGGCACAGCCCCCACTAAAGTCCTCCTGGGGTGGACTCTGTCTACTCACCTAGGCGGACCTCCGTCTTCAAGTCTGGGAAGCCCGTTGGGCAGCCTGGCAGACATGTATTCTCCTCTCCCCGTTCATATCGCTCGGAGGGCGGTCTGCCGGTCTCCACGGGGACCGTCCTTCCCCGCGGGAGCGTGTTTACCGGCGGGCTGCGGACCCCGGAGATCCTGCCGTCCTGCATCACATGTGTTCGCTTCAGCTGCCGCGCCGCATCGATCAGCAGCTCGATCCGGTCTGCGCCCTCGTAGTTCACGCAGCCTCTGCATACGGCCTCGCTGAAGTCCCAGATCATGGCCCACGGCATCTTCGGCAGGTCGCAGAGGTAGCACCACTGCCGCCTGGAAGACGCCTGCGAGGAAGAGGACATGTTTGATAGGCCCTCGCGATCTCCGTTCTCAAATCCACCGTGAATCTCTTTCACAGCCAGCCTCCGAGCGCCTGCGAGCGATGATCTCCTCGTTAAGGACGAGTTTATGCAACTCCGTTGGGATTTTGTGTCATTCAGAACTGAGGTGTTTGATGTTTCTGCCAAGTCGTCTGGGCCCAGAGTTTCTCCTGGAAGACGTTCCGAGAGTTACGCAACACTGACCCGTGGAACTGTGGgaagtgtagttttttttttttttttttacagcagagcGCGCTCTTTCCTCGTAGTGCTTCTGCCGAGACAAAGtacttaatttgtattttttttttaaataaaagcccCCAGAATATTTATGGAAGAGAGGACATCAgattatcttttttctttcttcttttttcattttatttagtttattttttgtatttgtttatgaggctcacaatataaatgtaaaataacttatttaactatatttactGGCAGaaataataagtatttatttcttttataattttttatttatttagaatacatttaatataagttAATTAGATTTATCAGACTACAATTACTTACACTGCctcgtttatttatttgttataatttctTTGACTATGAAACGTCATTGTAAtgcatagtaaaataaaatgcaacatgtctagcaatattaaatattaaatgtgagTAATAACAACGTGCTCTTGCAAAAAGTTATTAGACTGCAAATCCCACTTTACAAATAGTTGACGTCACTTCCGCTATTCCCAactgcttctttcaaaaacatccgGTGTTGTATTACAGAAGTGACGTTCCGTGTAACGCGGTGTTGTTCTGGGTTTCTTTAACAATTTAATTCTGTTTATAAGATACTTAAGATAAACTGACTCGTGATACTCGTTAAAAAGGCTTAACGTCACCGTCTCCGAAACGCCCAATTTATACAAGAAAcggctttttatttgtattattttattttattttagcgtTTGGTATGCTAAGTGCAAATCACTGATTTTATATCGTAAACAAGAAATGACATCACAGAACAGaatagttaaatatattaatacacaaTCAATTACAATACAGACTTTGTGTATTCTGATAACAACATAAAAAAGACAGAAGAACATTGGGTTTGTGATTTTAACTTAAAATGCTACttgttctttaatattttgtgCTGGTGAGTGTGAACCAAGATCCTGTCCTTCTGATCCATATTTGTCTTAAAGCGCAGAGGATATCCGCTCTGTATTTGTTTCTTCTGCAGATTTGCGACAATGCGTACAAACTGTGTACAGTCCTCGTAAGAGGAAGAGCACAGAGATGGTGCTGTAGTAACCTCCATACACAACAAACTGTAACAGAGgatgaaaaattaaaatataatgtaacacAGACACTCATAGGTTTATTTAGACGTGCCACATCTGAATGTCTTAATTCATGTTATGCATAGATTTCTGTTACTCTTAAAAATCTTTATAACCTGctgtatcatatttaatacatCTAAATGATCAACATGTTCAAAGCTTTCTGAAAAATGTGTACACAGTCTACTATATGgccttctgtcatctgattgatagtttaaatgtttaatataattataaaaatgttcattatcaggtatgtctttttttatacatGTTATTGGCAGATACAAAGGGACAAATTATACTTATATGCATTTTGTGTAAGTAGCTGTTATACAGTAATACAAATGCCACTGATTTACATTTCAAGTTAGAAAAATGTCTTCTTACATTTTGGCAACATACATTTAAGCATGTGcatcaaatgcataaaaaaaggtttaagattacattttgtgtaaagtttcaaacatttccatttttataaTTCCTTAAGTTCAGTCTAGTGAGAGCTTACCTGTGTCACAATGTCCAGTCCCAGGGCTGAAGTGTCTACCACGATAGCAGTAAGTATAGTTTGAAGTGTAAGAGCAACAAAAGTGTTAATGCCAAAAATTAGGGCATAACATTCCATAGAGAGGTTAACTGCTATCTGAAACCTTGCAGCCAAACGGAGAAAAAACAAAGTTAGGAAAAAGTTAGAGTCAAAGAAAAATACCtgtattgtttttcattgtatATCTTGTGCTTCCTATGTCCACTGTAATGACTAACTTACATTGTGATTGTGATGAGGAACATGTATGATGCTTTGAAGATAGCGTAGCCTGTGTAGCACAGCCAGATATTGCTGGTGAGGCCCATGAGAAAGACACACCCTGCACCTATAGCAGAGAAAACCCCCAGCGAGAGCTCGCCCCACACGTCCCACTGCACTCTGATATAACCCACAGAGAAAGCTGCCGCTGCACCTGAAAGCAGCAATCACAGCATGAATCACAATGAGGGAGATGTCAAATCTGTGAACAAAGAAGAGGCATGCAAAAGGCAACAATTAAATTGAGGAAATGCATTTAAGCTGCATTTGTATTCTGTGTGGCACTCAGAACTCATTTATGTTGCCTTTGTTTGAATGTTCTTGTCAAGGCATCAAAACTGAAAGATATTCTCTTCTGCTGTAATTAAAGTGACTACTAACCAAACCCCTGCTGGTGTAATTGCTTAAATTATCTTCCCCCACACATACTGGGCTGCTGAATTCCTGTGCAAACTGCATAACAATTAAACATTAGAAGTCTTTTGCACAACGCATGTTATGAGTCAATGTATGATTAGCGGATAAAGCAGGATTGGTTCGGCTCGGCGTATTCTGATATCTTTCACTAGAAAGATAAAGGATTTATTACACTTTTGATATCTGTTTATGGTTAATGAAGTCATTGAGTCTCAGATACACTCTTTATAAGTTTCTTTATTTGCATCTATGGTTCAGTGAAAatcctttaacatccatgaaaacTTTCATAGTTCACatagtaccccccccccccccccccaattctaTGGAAGAACCAACttttgtttggttaccaacatttttcaaaatatctcccTTTTTGTTGAACAGAAGAAACTCAATTTCAAAAAGGGGATTTTGGGCTCCTCAAAGAACATCGTTTTGAAAAAAAGGAATAATGGAAATTTTCCATGGATGTTATAGgttcttaatgaaaaaaaaggaataatattAAGAGTGTAAATCATCAAAATGTTTTACTGAAAACTCCTTTGGgcaacccaaaatggttcttctattgcaCTGCCATGAAAatgccctttttatttattaaaatactccACAAAATGCCTCACCTACAAGTGTACAGACAGCCTCTACTCCTCCATTATACACAGAGGATGTACTTGAGGGCTCAATGTGGTCCCACATCAGCTGAACGTAATTAAAGACCTGTCCATATCCAGCTGTAGCCAAAGCCCACCAGAGGGACCACTGCACCAGTCTTCTGGAGGAGTAGGACTCCATGAGACTCTCCCACATTTGTTTTCCGGAGGCTTTCAGGTTCCCCCAATAACAGCATGCTCCCGTAGCCTGCTTTGCTACATCTGTTTCTCCCTCAAATGCATCTGTAACCTCATTCAGAGTGTCCATAGACATCTCCACCTTCTTCTTAAAAAACATTCCTTGCTGAGGCATGGGCAGGCCCAAAGAAATACAGAAAGCCACTGACATTATACCAAGAGTAATAGTGTTTATATGGAAGTAGCTTGTGTCAGCCAGTGAAAGTAATAGCTGTCCTAATGTGGCTCCAAAGGTAAATCCCGTCAGCATGGCACTGCGAACGTACCCTGTAGCCCGTTGGTAGCGTTCGGGAGGAATAACACTGTAGATGTATGAGAAATAGGCCACTTCGGTGGAGGTGACCATTGCAAAGTTGAACTGTAGGTAGGTCAGAGCCATTAAACTAGTAGCAAAGCACAGAATGATGTAATTTGTGACAAGAAAAAGACCTTGAGTTATTATTAGAGGTTT
Proteins encoded in this window:
- the LOC113078378 gene encoding thiamine transporter 2-like is translated as MNFWKKMKRSDWVLSTALLSLYGFFANCRPAEPFLTPYLVGPKNISEEVVTNYLFPIWTYSYLALLCPVFLLTDLLRYKPLIITQGLFLVTNYIILCFATSLMALTYLQFNFAMVTSTEVAYFSYIYSVIPPERYQRATGYVRSAMLTGFTFGATLGQLLLSLADTSYFHINTITLGIMSVAFCISLGLPMPQQGMFFKKKVEMSMDTLNEVTDAFEGETDVAKQATGACCYWGNLKASGKQMWESLMESYSSRRLVQWSLWWALATAGYGQVFNYVQLMWDHIEPSSTSSVYNGGVEAVCTLVGAAAAFSVGYIRVQWDVWGELSLGVFSAIGAGCVFLMGLTSNIWLCYTGYAIFKASYMFLITITMFQIAVNLSMECYALIFGINTFVALTLQTILTAIVVDTSALGLDIVTQFVVYGGYYSTISVLFLLRGLYTVCTHCRKSAEETNTERISSAL